Proteins from a genomic interval of Fodinicurvata sp. EGI_FJ10296:
- a CDS encoding DMT family transporter produces the protein MRQRNTSAPAVADALPSPAVALGIALVLIGMFLFSANDALGKWLVTTYSVGQVLLIRSAAALVALLPFIWLWGRPAIVSRDRPGIQALRVLFSTAEVFCFYSAVYFLPLADVMTFWLAAPIYVAALSPMLLGESVGWRRWTGIIVGFIGVIIVLNPSSATLTLPALISVVGSLTFALMMLTGRMLRRTPDTALVFWQTMGALIAGAVLAPWGWVQPTDFDWMLLGCLGIIAMGAHVLINRSLKLADAATIAPFQYTLLPWAVIFGYFFFGDIPRWNMLIGAAVIVGAGLYIYFREQRVKKHRQVVTTRPPGDVPGA, from the coding sequence ATGAGGCAACGGAACACTTCGGCGCCGGCCGTTGCCGATGCCCTGCCCTCGCCGGCGGTCGCGCTCGGGATTGCCCTCGTCCTGATCGGCATGTTCCTGTTCAGCGCCAACGACGCGCTGGGCAAATGGCTGGTCACAACCTATTCCGTCGGACAGGTACTGCTAATTCGCTCGGCGGCCGCCCTTGTCGCCCTGCTGCCCTTTATATGGCTTTGGGGGCGTCCGGCGATCGTTTCCCGCGACCGGCCGGGCATCCAGGCATTGCGTGTCCTGTTCTCCACAGCCGAAGTGTTCTGTTTCTATTCCGCAGTGTATTTTCTACCCTTGGCCGACGTCATGACATTCTGGCTCGCTGCGCCGATCTATGTCGCGGCCCTGTCGCCGATGCTTCTGGGCGAGTCCGTCGGATGGCGCCGCTGGACCGGGATTATCGTAGGCTTCATCGGCGTCATCATCGTCCTCAACCCGTCGTCGGCCACGCTTACGCTCCCGGCGCTCATTTCCGTCGTCGGCAGCCTGACCTTCGCCTTGATGATGCTGACGGGCCGCATGCTCAGACGAACGCCGGACACGGCCCTCGTTTTCTGGCAGACTATGGGGGCCCTGATTGCGGGTGCGGTCCTGGCGCCGTGGGGCTGGGTGCAGCCAACCGATTTCGACTGGATGCTGCTTGGCTGCCTCGGCATCATTGCCATGGGTGCGCATGTCCTGATCAACCGGTCGCTAAAGCTTGCCGATGCCGCAACGATTGCGCCGTTCCAGTACACGCTGCTGCCCTGGGCGGTTATCTTCGGCTATTTCTTCTTCGGCGACATCCCGCGTTGGAACATGCTGATCGGGGCGGCTGTCATCGTCGGCGCAGGGCTCTATATCTATTTCCGTGAACAGCGCGTGAAAAAGCACCGCCAAGTGGTGACGACGCGCCCTCCCGGGGACGTCCCGGGCGCCTGA